The Pieris rapae chromosome 13, ilPieRapa1.1, whole genome shotgun sequence genomic sequence TCAAGATgctaattttaagtattatattaaattagagaTTTTGCTTGTCTTATTTAAGTGAAATTTGTTCATGCCCCTGATAAGCTATAGCAACACTGAAAATAACCTAAAAATCTTACAATTATTCCTGTTATTTGACATGCCCAAATCTTTATAAGGGGCTGTTCAAGTATTATGCAAGCAGATATACTCCAATGTATCACCGGGGGGGTGACTTACCagcaaaagttaaaataataataattaacttaggaatcctcgaaaatgcattacTTTTTCAAACATGggcaatgtgtgggtaataaaGACcaaccaaataagaaaatcaaagaaaccCCTCCCCtctatagtgcttacgtaatacttgatcGGCGCCAAATACAAAGTTCAGTCCCCATTGGGCATGCAAAAATTTCATTGtgtaaataagttttagtGTGTCATGCGATGCCATATGActtaaacatttgtaaataatgtgtGTGCTTTCATTAACTGTTGTGATTGCATTGTGTGTAATGGGTATCTTTCGCACAGCTTTttgactatttattttaaattaagcacTTATGTGAAGGCTGGATAAGATTAAGTCGCTACATGGACCTATAGTTAAATTGTGATGGATTTGGAttggatttttaataataggaaataaataaataaataagttgctTGTTTTGTGAAATTGTTAGTAGTGccgtcaaataaaaactatttattaagccataaaatcaagataaacacaTTTCTCAAAATCATCATAATCTTTTCTTGAGTTAAATACTAACGTAAAATACATCTGTGTTGAATTATAAactattcgaaatttaaacgaAAACTAAGtgttataatctatataaacatataaacaagACGTTATGAAGTAAAACAACTAGTAAATAGTCAATCATCAAAAATCCATATTTATACCAAAATTCTCCAATTACCGAAAACAAGACCTGGTTGTATGGATTAAAGTactttgcctttcccattagggataaataggaaaaaattccatatttactttttattatgttccttGACATAAAACGGTCACAGAACATGACAGACTAAGCGCCATTTTGTGGATATTCGCAAAACTCAATTTAAAGTTTCACAGTTGTTTTGTACGTTATCGTTTGAAAATAAAGAGCCACAGATGTATTTAACGTGATATATCGGTGGTTTAgtcattatttattgcaatttgaAGGGATAGGGTAAGATTAAGGAATTTTGTCTTTGATGTTGTCCAAAGTAAGCGCTTTTTGAGgaactatgtatattattttcggTAATAAATCGATGGATTTGTGAaactttctttatttcttatatctcTACAATAGggacaataaaaaacaaccgTACATTCacaagtttaataattatcaacaaaatgcattaattcacaatttacataaaaatataaaattattattcatctGAAATATCACAGGGCCCACTTTTATTTGATGTTACGCAtctctaattaaattaaatttaatatcaaaatcagATTATATTTCGAGAATCTGCAGTTGAGAATATATGTACACACAAagacgaataaaatgacaccTACTTAGAATGACTACTAGTTCctgttaacaaatattataaatggcGTGTTTACGTTGAAAAATCGTCGTAATTTCGCTGTGAGACCAGAAAAATAGTAGctggtataaatataaagaaattaaaataaatgcttaGAAATAACCTTTCACAATGAAATTTCATAGTCTCCGTTTATTCGTCCTTATTATGTAATTccgtaaattaatatttttaatctctaAATATAGCATTcagatttgatttatattaattacagggGTCGACTTTAGTGAGCGCTCAATCTGAACGATGAGAAGTGAATCAATGCAGCGGCAGTAGAGAAGCGGCACCGAACGGCGATCGGTATTCGATATTCATCTCCTTAAAAATTTGCTGCGGAGGGGCAATGTTGGCGAGGAAGACGCGGCCAAGCGAAGGGTCCAACGGCGTTGGCAGTCCGCCCACGACTGCGGCACGAGTGGGTGTGTCCGGCCAACCACCGGCCGGGGGCTCCAACGCCAGAACGGCGGCTCTCTGCGCGCGGACCCACCCCAACACCTCTGAATGCCCCGCGCGTCCAGCATCCGCCAAAGGATCGTATAGCGCCAGTACCACCAGATCTGCAACCGGGGCGCCATCCATGCCCCACGCGGCTGCGCCACCCGCCGCGGCGAACGCTGTCAGCTCTCGTTGGAGCAGCGCACACGACTCGGCACCGTCGCCACTTAAGGCGACATGAGCTCGGACACCGTGCGAGAGTAATAACCGCGCAGTCAACACGCCGGCTGCCCCACCCAGATGGGTACCGGCCGCCACCACCACGACGGGAACTTGATGGGCGTTCCGCGCCTCTAGACGCCTTCCGCCACCACACAAACGCAACGCCAAGTCGGCCACCGCCCGCGCTATGAGCAGCAACGCGCTATCAAGCAAGCGTAGACGGAGGAGACTCTCCCAAAGCATCTGTCGGGCGCGCGGTGTGGCTGCAGGTATGGTTCGACCATCGTCCGTGGTGTACTCATGGGATGCTTGAAGCGGCGCCGGCAAACGCAAGGCCGGTCGAGCGGCGGGCGGAGCTGGCAGCACGCTCTCGTCGTGCCTCATGGCCGCGTCAGCTACTACGTCGGGACGGGCAGCGCCTCCGGCTCCTCCTCGAACTTCCCAACTCACCGCCTGTCACGTAATTCGCGAcacaaatatcaataaaacttagtctattattttcatcattaaatgtatagtctgattataatatattgtatagtcTGAAGAAAGAAACTGAAATCTTCACTTTTTTTGcagattttaattcattatattatagtaaaatatgtataatatttagatcaaaaatatgaaaaagaaaGAACCTGCTTGTCAAACAGTGCAAGGTTGCCCTCGAAGTCAAAATCATCTTCAAAGGCTGGGTCAGCTGCATCCCCGAAACATGCCTCATTACGACGTCTAGCCCGTTCTGTGCCACCTCCCATACTTCCCCCACTTCCACCCCCACCACGTGCCTTTGGAGTGGAACTCAAATTATAACTACCTGTATATATAGATATCCacataagttatataaaagattcaaagttttaattccaagataaatatatcttacCAGCATTTGTATTATTCTTGTTTCTATTAGGTTGAATATCTATAGGTTTGCTACGTGCTGGTGTGGTTCCACCTCGATTGGCAGTTGTCTTATTG encodes the following:
- the LOC110995523 gene encoding enhancer of mRNA-decapping protein 3 is translated as MSKWIGCAVSVNCGEPLGYYQGTILKADANTITLTKAFRNGFPYPKSQVTLKAADIKDLKIIEEAKVEPQELSHSTVRVTKTNKKGPRATVCENLQANSSNTGIQQNNNASNKTTANRGGTTPARSKPIDIQPNRNKNNTNAGSYNLSSTPKARGGGGSGGSMGGGTERARRRNEACFGDAADPAFEDDFDFEGNLALFDKQAVSWEVRGGAGGAARPDVVADAAMRHDESVLPAPPAARPALRLPAPLQASHEYTTDDGRTIPAATPRARQMLWESLLRLRLLDSALLLIARAVADLALRLCGGGRRLEARNAHQVPVVVVAAGTHLGGAAGVLTARLLLSHGVRAHVALSGDGAESCALLQRELTAFAAAGGAAAWGMDGAPVADLVVLALYDPLADAGRAGHSEVLGWVRAQRAAVLALEPPAGGWPDTPTRAAVVGGLPTPLDPSLGRVFLANIAPPQQIFKEMNIEYRSPFGAASLLPLH